The DNA segment TCGGCTGGAACGATAACCCGTAGAGAGCCCTCGCGCCACCAAGCGCATGTGCCAAATCCTCGCCTGCGGTGATCAGGGCAGCGATATCCCGATAGTCCTTCGTTTCAATACGCTGAAGCAGGACTTTCACCTTGGTCGCGAATAGATCAAGGATCGATGCAACAGCCAGGACGCCGTCCTCTGTGAATTGCGGAATGTCCAGTCTGCCTGTCCGAACAGGGCCAAAGAAGGATATTTTTACAGGTGCCTCTGCCTGGCCCGATACAGATGCAAGCACCGTGAGCGCATTTGGTTCATGCTGAACGACGGTGGCTGTCCTCAGAAACGGCATAGCGTCATAAAGTGCGTCAAAATCCAGCGTCTTCTCTATGAAGAAGTCAAAATCGATGGATTGCCGGTGTCCAAGAAGCAACGCAATTGCCGTTCCGCCGTAGAGGACAAAACCCAGCTTTGCCGCAGGCCGAAGCAGCGGCCAGATGGACTGCTGCTCAAAAGGCAATGTCTCCAGATGAGGAATGAGAGCAGTCACACAAATCTCCGCGAGGGCAGCGGCGGCACTTGGTCGATATCGGCAATACCGAGCCGGTAATGCCAGTAGGTCCAGGAACGCGGCGTGAATTGTCCGATCTCCGCCCGGTTCAGAACCTCGACCAGCATGTCGTTTCCGGCCAAGGCTTCGAGACGCTGGATGTCTTCGAAATCTCCGATGTTCATGACCTGCGCGATGACGCGTTCCGGCTGATCCGCCGCATCACTTGGGGATTTCCACCAGATGTATTTTTGGGCGAGGAGCATCAGGCCCTCCCGATCTATCCTGCGTGCGGTCATATCCATGCTCTTGCTTCGCTGGCTCCGATTGTATTTGGTTGATTAGCCGGAATATAGACCAGCATATAGGAATTGCTTCGATGAAAGACGACATGAGCCCGGCCGCTCCCCAACTTGCCTCATCCGCCATCCTCGAACGGGACGGACGCTATCTGCTGGTGCGCCGCGCCAATCCGCCTTCGGCCGACATGTATGCTTTTCCGGGCGGCCGTGCTGAGGCTGGCGAGACACCGGCACAGACGGCCGTGCGCGAGTTTCAGGAAGAGACCGGCATTCTGCCGCGCAATCCGTTGCTATTTCAGACCTACGACCTGCCCGCCAACATATCCGACGGGGCGGGTGCGCGGCATTTCTTTCTTTCGGTGTTCAGGGTCGAGGCCGATGCCTTGTCCGTTGCGATCGCCGCCGACGATGCGGCCGATATCGGCTGGTATACGGCCGATGAGATCTTCGGCCTGCCAATCCCCGACAGCGTCCGGGAATGCGTGGAAAAACTCGAAGCCCTGCGCCAGCAATAACAGCCGCGCCAAAATCCGCTTGCCCTTGGGCGTGATTCGGGGCTTGAAAGGACCATGATCCGTTTTCAAGCCGCACGATCGTATCTTATTCTGGCTTTTGCCTGTTTGCCGCTCATTGCGCAGGCACAGACCGTTGCGCCATCGGAGACGCCTGCTACCGCCACCGAGAAGCCCGCACCCTATGATGCGCGCCTGTTGCGCCTGTCGGAAATCCTTGGTTCCGTTCACTATTTGCGCACGCTCTGCAAGGATCCGGCCGCCGATGGCTGGCGGCAATCGATGCAGGAATTGCTCGACAAGGAGGCCAAGGGCGAAGCCGGGCGTCGGGCGCGCATGACCGCTGCGTTCAACCGCGGCTACCGCACATTTGCCTCGGTTTACACGGCCTGCACGCCGCCGGCCGTCGTTGCCGACGAGCGATACCGTGCCGAAGGAGCAACACTTGCGTCAGAAATAACCGCCCGCTTTGGAAATTAACGATAAATTAACCTCTTTCTTCAGGAGCCCGTGTCGTTTTGGGAAAAGGCTGCTAAGGTTGTTAAGAGAGTGGTAAGAAGTGGCATCTCCCTTGAGTCTGGTGTCAAGTAAAGAGCGTGAAACGGCATGGAACGAATGATGGAACCCAGTCTGAATGACATCGACGACATGATTGTTCATGAGAAGATGCAGGCAGCCCTGGAACACCAGAATGAGGCCTGGGCGGATGGCATGGCAGATGGTATCGAACCTGAAATCATTGCCGATGCTGCCATTGCGCTTGCCATGCGTGAAACGATCCGCCTTCATGGCGAAGACGGGGCCGAGGCCATGCTGAATTCGCTTCGCGAGCGCATGCTGGCCGGTGAATTCTCGCCGGAACGCACCCTGCAGTAATTCGAGGCCATCATGGAACGTCAGATATCAGCATGCCGGATGCGTGCGGTTCGCCTTTCCGCGTTGTTGCTCGCCAGCCTTTTTTCCTCCTCCCTGCTCACGCCGCCTGCCGCTTTTGCGCTGAGCGAATTGAAGCAGATCCCCGGCGAAGTCAGCCAGGACCAGAAGGCCAAGGACGTTCCGGCCGAAGAAAAGCCCGCCGAAAAAGTGCCGATGCAGATCCCGATGCCGGATCCGCTGGTCAACAAGCCCGCACGTACGGTCAAGGATGACACCGTCGAGGATCAGGCTCCTGCCGGCCCCGTCGAAGTTTTATCGGACGTTTCAAAAATCCCCCCCGCCGTCGCCCGGATGCGCGAACTGATCGTGGAAGCTGCCGCCTCCGGCGATATCGAGCGCCTGCGCCCCCTGCTCGGCAAAGGCCCGACCCAGACCCAGGTCGGCGAGACCGATGCCGATCCCATTGAGACGCTGAAGGGCCTGTCCGGCGATCCGCAGGGTATCGAGATCCTGGCGATCCTACTCGACGTTCTCTCGACCGGCTTCGTGCTCACGGAAAAGGGCACGCCCGACGAAGCCTATGTCTGGCCCTATTTTACCGAAAAGCCGCTTGCATCGCTAACGCCGCCTGAAAAGGTCGATCTTTTCCGGCTGGTGACAGCAGGCGATTTTGCCGAGATGGAAGAAGGCGGCAACTATAATTTCTACCGTGTCGGCATCACGCCCGATGGACAGTGGAAATTTTTTGTCGCTGGCGACTGACGTCTCACGCAAAGCGCTTGCCGCGACGCTTGCGAAATCCTACCTGTTTGACCTGATGAACAGGACAAATGCCATGCAGCCCGCCACCCTTCAAGATCGTGCCGTGATTACCGTGTCGGGACAGGACGCACAGGACTTCCTGCAGGCGCTGATCACGACCGATCTCGACCTTCTCGAGGATGCCGAAGCCAAGCCAGGCGCGCTCCTGACCCCGCAGGGCAAGATCCTCTTCGATTTCATGGTCACGCGCGACGGCACAACAATCCGCCTTGAAACAGGCACCGAGCAGGCCGAGGCGCTGTTGAAGCGGCTGACCATGTACAAGCTGCGCGCGCCCATTTCGCTGGCGCTCACCAATCCCGCCGATGTGTCCATCCGCTTCGATGCGGCCCCCGGCGCTTATGCCGATGCGCGCTTTGCCAAGGCCGGACAGGCCGTTTACCGCGTCTATGGACCGGCTGGAGCCACCACGGGCGCCGGCGATTACGACCGCCTGCGCATCGCGAACGGCATTGCGGTGTCGGGCGCCGACTATGCGCTGCAGGACGCGTTTCCGCATGACGTGCTGATGGACAAGAACGGCGCGCTGTCGTTCAAGAAGGGTTGCTATGTCGGCCAGGAAGTCGTGTCGCGCATGCAGCACCGGGGCACCGCGCGCCGCCGTGTCGTGATCGTCGCGGCGGAAACGGCATTGCCGGAAACCGGCACCCCGCTCACTGCCAAGGGCCGCTCGATCGGTGTGCTTGGCAGCGTTATCGGCGGCTCGGGTCTGGCGATCGTGCGCATCGACAAGGCTGGCGAAGCCATCGCCTCGGGCGAGCCGATCCTTGCCGGCGATGTCGCGGTAACGCTCACCCTGCCCGCCTGGACCGGGCTCGATTTCCCGGCCGAGGCCGATGAGGCCACCGCCTGATGTCTGCCCGGGCCTGGCAGCGCATGCTTTCCGGACGGCGGCTCGATCTGCTTGATCCCTCGCCGCTCGATGTCGAACTGTCCGATATTGCCCATGGGCTGGCCCGCGTTGCGCGCTGGAACGGCCAGACGAACGGCAACCATGCGTTTTCCGTTGCCCAGCACAGCCTCGTTGTCGAGGAAATCTTCCGCCGCCAGTTTCCCTACACGGCCGACGACTGCCAGATGGCGCTGCTGCACGATGCCCCTGAATATGTGATCGGCGACATGATCTCGCCGTTCAAGGCGGTGGTCGGCGGCGGCTACAAGGTTGTCGAAAAACGGCTGGAAGGCGCGATCCACCTGCGTTTCGGGCTTCCCGCGACAGCGCCTGCCGAGCTGAAGACCCGGATCAAGAA comes from the Pararhizobium qamdonense genome and includes:
- a CDS encoding HD family hydrolase — translated: MMSARAWQRMLSGRRLDLLDPSPLDVELSDIAHGLARVARWNGQTNGNHAFSVAQHSLVVEEIFRRQFPYTADDCQMALLHDAPEYVIGDMISPFKAVVGGGYKVVEKRLEGAIHLRFGLPATAPAELKTRIKKADQIAAYFEATVLAGFSLSEARKFFGQPRGITREMILIDPLPALEAQKLFAERFDAIEAERSALRAVL
- the ygfZ gene encoding CAF17-like 4Fe-4S cluster assembly/insertion protein YgfZ, whose translation is MQPATLQDRAVITVSGQDAQDFLQALITTDLDLLEDAEAKPGALLTPQGKILFDFMVTRDGTTIRLETGTEQAEALLKRLTMYKLRAPISLALTNPADVSIRFDAAPGAYADARFAKAGQAVYRVYGPAGATTGAGDYDRLRIANGIAVSGADYALQDAFPHDVLMDKNGALSFKKGCYVGQEVVSRMQHRGTARRRVVIVAAETALPETGTPLTAKGRSIGVLGSVIGGSGLAIVRIDKAGEAIASGEPILAGDVAVTLTLPAWTGLDFPAEADEATA
- a CDS encoding nucleotidyl transferase AbiEii/AbiGii toxin family protein codes for the protein MTALIPHLETLPFEQQSIWPLLRPAAKLGFVLYGGTAIALLLGHRQSIDFDFFIEKTLDFDALYDAMPFLRTATVVQHEPNALTVLASVSGQAEAPVKISFFGPVRTGRLDIPQFTEDGVLAVASILDLFATKVKVLLQRIETKDYRDIAALITAGEDLAHALGGARALYGLSFQPSESLKAMTYFEGGDLHQLSRQERLVLVNAASAVKTIPDVEIAGKSLLAGMGA
- a CDS encoding TIGR02301 family protein, which encodes MIRFQAARSYLILAFACLPLIAQAQTVAPSETPATATEKPAPYDARLLRLSEILGSVHYLRTLCKDPAADGWRQSMQELLDKEAKGEAGRRARMTAAFNRGYRTFASVYTACTPPAVVADERYRAEGATLASEITARFGN
- a CDS encoding NUDIX hydrolase, which encodes MKDDMSPAAPQLASSAILERDGRYLLVRRANPPSADMYAFPGGRAEAGETPAQTAVREFQEETGILPRNPLLFQTYDLPANISDGAGARHFFLSVFRVEADALSVAIAADDAADIGWYTADEIFGLPIPDSVRECVEKLEALRQQ